In the genome of Engraulis encrasicolus isolate BLACKSEA-1 chromosome 21, IST_EnEncr_1.0, whole genome shotgun sequence, the window ATGCTGGGTTGTCCTTCTCACATTATATTGTCGTTTGTTGTAATGGGAAATGACATGAGGATGAGGAATCTTTCATGAGAACTGTAAACAGCTTTTACCGCCTTTTTCTATCCTTCATGGCCCATTGGGTaactttcagtagtttatttacagaatgtATGCTACCCTGTAATATATCTGATCTTTTTCATTACTATGTACTACCTCCACAATAGACACTTCATAAATGAATAGGTAGAAACTCTCCATGGGAATCCGTCATAGGGCGTAACTCAAAGTCAAGGATGCTTCTCTTGGTAGTGCACACTCAAGACAAGGCTGAAATCCTCAAACGATTATGAATGGAACATGCTCGGAAGTGAACGTTATAGCAGTTCCATTTTGGCCGCTACACACTTATTTCCAACTGATTTTTAACAGTAAATACAATTGTTTGGTTGTAATCCTGTTGCGTAAGTACAACAAAACTACATGGATGTTCATATCAATTCATAACAGTACACAAGTTGTCCGTAGTCAAAAGCTTGTCATGACAAACAAGTACAGCCTTGGAAATTCTATGAATCAAGAACGGGGCACTTGGTAACATGATTGAAGCATGATTCACTTGGAACAGTCCTAGACAGTACAGTCGCAATGACGTGAAATCCTTGATAAATGGCTTTACTCAGCCTAGTACGGCCaggacacttcacattgagaaatggcACTTAAATTagagacatctttggctgcacaATCTCTGATCAGACCAAACCAATAATCATGTAaaagaatgggcagcatacattttgaaaacaaaCTACTAAAGTAACACAGAGGCCCTTTTAAAACACAGCCAAGTGTCATCACATGGCAGATTCGATTACAGTGTGCTTGTTTGATTCATGAATAAATATTACGCTCTCGAGGAACAGTGCAAGCTCTAATTTCTAGCAGTCAGCAATCAATGATGGAGTCAGCCCAGCTTGATCTCAGGTTGCGCCCTCTAGTGGCCAATGTAAGCAGCCGTCAGCATCAGTGCCACTGTGCAGATTCATTTGGTTAGTGTTTGTTCTGTGGGTTTGCTGCGGTCAGTAAACGGTGTCACTGTTTCAGGCTTCGGACTCAGGGGTCCTCTACCACAGCAGTACATTTTTTGTGAAAAGTCACACCAATTGTCAGGCCAACCTGCACAGAAGTGTTAATTAAAACATTTAAAAGTCCACAGCAGAGTTCTTTCCAATCCTTTAAGATAATCCCACGACTGCATCCACCGTCTGCCTCTCCCCTTGACTCCAATGGTGCAGAACAAAGAGGTTAACGAGACTCCCATTCAACAAAGCACCCCTCATTCCGCCACCCATAGGGCAACTTTTAGGGGCCCCCGAGGGCCCCTTATCTGCTGTCCGTCACTCCTGTATGACGCCGTGGCGTACGGAGAAGGCGATGAGGCGTTTGTACATGGCGCCGAGCAGCACGGTGGCCGCCAGCACGATGCCACAGATGAGGCTGAAGGCCCAGCGGGGGCCCAGCAGCGTGTACACCTGAGACACGAACACGGGGCCCAAAGTCCTCGCACCACTGCCCGACGCCGTCAGCCAGCCCATGTACACAccctgtgcacacatacacgtaatgGAGGTTAGCAACTATATACACAAATACATGCCATTGGAACAATAAAAACATTTAATTGTTGAATGACTGAGTCACTTCTGTGAAGATCGTTATTCAGCAAGGACACATTAGGCAAGAGATTAGTTTTAAGCAACTGGAATTATTTTTTGGAGGATGCCCAAACTTCGAAAAGAATTCCAGTTACCTTGTTGACTTAAAAAGCGGGGTATTATGTCGTTTTGGCTTTCCTTTACAGCTGGGATTTCTATAGCTGGGACTGGACCAAATATGTGGCAAGTGTGGCTTTCCTTGATATCCGGGCTCTCCACCTCTGTTTTGAGGCGCTAACGGTTAACGGCATGATACGGTACCTGCGGTTTGGGCCCCAGGATCTTGGAGTAGAGGGTGTAGGACATGACATTGCAGGCTGGGTAGCCCACCCCGATGAGGAAGTCGGAGGTGAGGTACTGGGCCAGGTTGATGGCGGGGGTGTACAGGCACCAGGCCTGTTCCGCCGGGCAGCCCGTGGCCTCCACGCTGGAGTTGGACACCGCCAAGGTCTCCACTATCACCTCCTGCGACGGACGGCTGCTGTTGCGTATATCtgtgaggaggacagggaggaagaTGGGAGATGTTTCACTAAATCGTACTGATTTAGGGAGATGGGGAAATGGGAAAAAACGGATACTACATGCATACAAGACGTTGAGAAGGTAATAAGGATATTTGAATGCAACGTCAAATGGTTTTATTCAGCAAACACGCCTTCATATATTGTCATGGTGTAACTATGATGATTTCaagtttaggcaaaggacgcgctcaacttcttgggaaAAACGaaagtaccacgcactgatgaaggcttgatagccgaaacgcgtttgctttttggacatggtggtaatataaataaataatgagacgcagtttgtgagtgcggatttttgtTCCTTAAGTAACTATGATGATGTAACTACACCGTCAGTAAAAAGTAGAAACATTGTGGTTTTCTGGAAGAGAATTCTAATGTCTCAGTATGAACAAAGAGGAAACATTTCTCTTTGACGAGGCATTCCAAAGAGAAAGAGCAGACAATCACAGTACTGTCACCGTCCTCACATCATGTGACAGTTGCAAACTCAGGAGGACAGGAATGCAAGCAAGAGACCTGAATGGACAGCTATCCTGCACCACTCATAAACGCTGCAGTGGCGGGAAAAACCTTGAGCTTGGTTTTAGCACACTGGTGTCATTTGTGAAAGGAACTTGCACTTCTTATGAGTGACATCGTGTTTGCAGTTAATTTAGCCTAGTTGGTATCAAGGCACTTCACTCAACATGGGAAGAACCAGCAATTCCGGTGGAAAGTGGTCATTTCATCGAGTTGTCTCTAATATTTTTGGGggtttattcttttattttattctctATATACAAGTTTTCATACATTTTATTACTGTTCTCACTGCATCATACACAATCCTAACCTTGAGGTGCCTTTCAAGTCAGTGGTTTAGTGACTAACTCATGAATTCAATTAAGCCGCATATGTCCTAATAGAAGAGTGCTTTGTTTCACCATTGGAGTAAACCAAGAGCCTTCCATTAGTAGGCAGTTGGTCATTGGCTCCGAGTTAACATACCCAGTGAAGTGGCCACACCAGCTTTCAGATTGACTAATTATGGAATGGAAAATGCGAGGTCTTCTGCTGCCTACCTGCCCATTGGATCTTGGGATACGTGTTGCCCCacgggaggaggatgaagaagccACAGAAGATGATGATCAGACCTCCCAGTAGCACTGGCCGATCCCCAAACCTGCAACCGGTCACACGAAATGGAGGCATTCAGTCACTTATCACCATTGCTGACAGAAAATTAAGGCCAGGACATTTTTTAAAGCTTACATTAATAAATAGTACGATCAATATCTAAATGTATATTTAATATGTTACATTCAATGCTTTCAGCGCTAATAACAAAAAAAGTATGCAACTGTTAGAGTAGAAGAAAGATCTTTCAAACAGctgtatatttttttaatcttaaTTAGTGACACAAAAACAACATTCCTCTGTAATGCGATGTGTCAATTCTGACCGCCAACTTCAAGCTTACCTCTTCGAGATGACCTTCACTGCAAGGAAGACGAGAATGGACTCGAAGCCAATGCAGGCCAGAATGATGCCATTGTACAGCACCCCTTGCGTTCTAGTCCACGCAAACATGTCCATGGACAAGGGTGTGGAGATACTaaggcagaaaaaaacaacatgagCAAATCAGAAATAGCAACCTGGTCCCCTGGCCAGTGCTGGTTTCTGGTGCGCATGAGAACGTTTCTGGTGTGCAAGAGAAACCCTTCAGGGATTTTCCTGACTTGCACATTGCATTTTAAGGGTTCCATAGTTTGGCACCCTCTGCAAATGACACAAGACGCTGCGGGCAAACAAACACTAACAGACATGCTGATAGGcccattgcaatacctggccaaaTCCCCTCCGGGAACCCAGGTAAAGATAAACATTTCAGAATGAAATGATGTGATTTACAGAGGCACCAGGGTTGACCTATCAACCACACAGGACAGCAACTTTACATCAACCCAAGCCCCCTGTCCAATAACCTTGTCTCTTTAGACACACTGAACAGTCTTGGAAGCAGGACTGTCCCTCATTCAAACTAGAGCGATGGGCCAGTTAGAAATGTGTTGTGCCATGAACCAAGTTGATAAAACACAGCCATGTTGCAACAGTATTGCAAGCTTTAAAAAGGTGTTGCAATGAAAGTGTCTGGAGGACAGCTTTCAGGAGTGTTCTACTACATGCACAAGAAAGCAAGCAggcacccattcacaaatgcagaCTGCAATTCccccacacacagatgacgttCAACAACAGCTACTTCACTTCATGAGACGTACGTTTCGAAGACAGCgaagatgaagaggatgatgaagaagaggacgTTGGAGGTCACCACGGCCACCTGGTCGATGTCTCCCTCCACGTCCAGTGACACGGACAGCCGCTCTGACCAGGGAAACACAATCACTCAATAAGCACTCTCTTAATGGCTTGTGGGGGGGTTTAGGGGTTCAAATTATCAATTCATTCCTGTTCATTCAGGTTAGTTGATTGACCTCAACTATCGACTTAAGATCACTTGGTAAGTATCGTAATGTttcaaaaataaaaattaaaaattaaaccTAAAAATAATAAAGTTAAAAATCTAAAAAATGAAGTTAAAATGAGAAGAATCATAGAAAATTAATTTCTATGATTAAGATTCTTTCATCctctatccaacaaagtctcaaaatTAAAAGCTGAGAATTAagagaacttgaacttgaatttgaAGATGCAGCCTTGCATAACATACTGTGATAGTGGTCTGTGCCAAAGTGTCAAGGCTTTTTAGTACTCTAGAGTAAAAAGGAAAAAGATTCTGGTGCCACGCgcatgtctattttctgttgtttattttatcaGTGCAATCAGTTCGacctaacgtttcgacatgcgtcttcatcagaggactGATGTCTAATTGCACTCTCAGTCTAATTGCATCCGGCAGATTGCTCACTGTTGATACATTTGTACATCCAATGGAAAAACATGCAAACAGCCTCAACAGCAATGCAGCTGCATGCAGTTGAGGTGGTACCTCAGTAACAAAGCTGAACTGTTGCATGCAACAGTAACAAAGCTGAACTGCTGCATTAAAAGGTAGCAACACGCAAAATGTCATTTTACTTTGTTTCTAGGTGCTTGAAATGGTCCCACAATTCACACAGACTTCGTCCTTCGCTCTGGCCAGCCGTGTTGATAATTAATTAAGGGCCAAGCAGCAAAGCTGTCGAAGGTCCCTAGTGTGTTTGTAGGTTGTTATTTTTTTCCTCTGCCTCTGGAtctctatggcagcccatagaactgtACATAAGAAAATACTGAAAATCAGCAGACACTAGGCACTCTAGGTCAAAGTTGCAGGCATAACAACTGCACAACAATTGTCAAAATGTTGGTATCCCTGAagtccttgggccaagacgaattcAATGCAAGCTATGACATCTTTTTCCATCAGGATAGTTTTCTCGCCATGTTGGATTTTATGAAAAACTATAAAAATGCACCTCCTCACATTTTGACGCTTTTTCTCTAAATCTGTACATAGCATCTTTGAACTGAGTGTCACAGAAGTTGTGGATGGGCCTTTTGATATCTTTAATCGTGTGGCTGATTTTAAATAAATCTTGGTATCCctaaaatccttgggccaagacaattGGAACTCATCCTATTACGTCATGTCTGTTGGGATAGAATGTTAGCCGC includes:
- the mfsd8 gene encoding major facilitator superfamily domain-containing protein 8; the encoded protein is MSQFSESESEESTPLLKGDVDSDEAAYKSRWRSIRVMYFTMFLSSVGFTIVITSIWPFLQRIDTTADASFLGWVVAAYSLGQMVASPLFGLWSNHRPRREPLVCSIFINVAANIYYSYVYLPTSENKYHMLMSRAFVGFGAGNVAVVRSYVAGATSLQERTSAMANMSACQALGFILGPALQAGLSVIGETGWILDFVRLQLNMYTAPALLAACFGIVNILLVVLVLREHRVDDHGKQIRAINYIAEERLSVSLDVEGDIDQVAVVTSNVLFFIILFIFAVFETISTPLSMDMFAWTRTQGVLYNGIILACIGFESILVFLAVKVISKRFGDRPVLLGGLIIIFCGFFILLPWGNTYPKIQWADIRNSSRPSQEVIVETLAVSNSSVEATGCPAEQAWCLYTPAINLAQYLTSDFLIGVGYPACNVMSYTLYSKILGPKPQGVYMGWLTASGSGARTLGPVFVSQVYTLLGPRWAFSLICGIVLAATVLLGAMYKRLIAFSVRHGVIQE